GGTCCCCACCGTGACCTTGCCGGTTCCGGAGGCGGAATAGGCGACGCCTTCCTTCTCGCGCCGGTCGAGACGCGGATGGTCGAAATCATGGACCGCGCCGGGATAGAGCACGAGCTCGACCGGCTCGCCACGGGCACGGGCGGCCTTGACGAGGAAGTCGCAAGGGGCAGGAGGCGTCCAGTCGTCGGCATCACCCATCAGGATCAGTGTCGGCAAGCGAGCCTCGAAGCTGCGCGATTCCGATTGCAGCCGGCAGCCGGGATAGAAAGCGACGGCGCGGGAGAAATCGGGCTGGCGGTCGGCTGGGCGGCGATCGGTGCGGATGGCGGCCAGGATGGTCGAGCCGCCGCCGGACCAGCCGAGCAGCGCGATTCCGTCGCGGCGGACATCGGCACGCTCCTGTAGCCAGCGCCGCGCCGCCATCGCGTCGCCGACGCGCTCGCGGCTGGCGCGGATGGTCACTTCCTTGACGCCGCATTGCGAACCGAGGCCACGCGAGCCGTAGCTGTCCGGCATTAATACGATCAGGCCCGTTGCGGCCAGTCGCTCTCCCCAGTCGCTGTGCCGCGTCGAGAGCCTGTCCGGCTCACGCCAGAGGCCGCCGCAGCCATGCAGCGCGACGACGGCCGGGAAGGGGCCGGGGCCGGCGGGACGGAACAGCACCGCATCGAGCTGGTAATCATCGTGCGGAATGCGGACGCGTTCATAGCCCCCCGCCATCGCGGGCACCGCGAGCAGGATAACAAGACCAATCGCCAGGGCCACGGCGCGGGTCAGGCTGGACATCATCGTAACTGACGCTATCACAGAAAGACCATGTTGGAACAATGCGTTGATTCAGAAGTGGTTGCGCCCTATCGCAACCTTTACGCTAGCTCTTCGCCGCTCTATCGTCCGGCTCCGTGATGAACATCAACGAACGCCTGCCTCCCTCCGGATCGGAAGCACTGGTCGATTACGGCCATGGCGAGTTCCGCGTCGTGCGTCCCGGCGCCTTTGTCCGCTGCGCCATCACCGGCGCCGTGATCCGGCTCGAGGATCTGCGCTACTGGTCGGTGGAATGGCAGGAAGCCTATGCCTCGCCGGAGGCCGTGCTGCTGCGGGTCCGCCGCTCAGGCCGCGGCTGAACGAGCCCGTGCGAGGCTCGCGCGCAGCAGCGCATCGAGCGCCGGCTCGTCCTCGAAGGCCAGCGTGACCGGCACACAGAGCAGAAGCGAACGCTCGGTGGCCGGCCAGAGTGGGGCGAGCTTGACCATGTCCTTTTCGGTGACGACGATGCAGCAGGCTTTAGCCTTCGCCTCGGCGATCAGCGCGGTGACCTCGCCCGCCGTATAGGCGTGGTGGTCGCCATAGGTGCGTTCGCCGACGAGGCGCGCTTCTGCGGCGCGCAGCGTCGCCGCGAACTTCTCCGGTCGGCCGATCCCTGAGACCGCCAGAACCGGCAGCTCGGCGAGCTCCGCCTGGATCTCGGCCGGCGGTGTAAGCTTCGCCCGCAGCACTGGTTTTCCGAGGGCGAGAGCCTGCGTGGCGACATGGTCGCCTGCCGGACCGTCTCCGATCAGGACGATGGCGTCGACCTGCTCCATCTGGCCAGCGAGCGGCGCGCGTAGCGGCCCCGCCGGCAGGCACAGACTGTTGCCGACGCCGACCGCGCCGTCGACGACGGCCAGCCGCAGATCCTTGTGCAGCGAGGGGTTCTGCAGCCCGTCATCCATCAGGATGAGGCTGGCGCCGGCGTCGCGTGCGAGCACCGCACCCGCTGGCCGCTTGCGTGCGACGATCGTCGGCAGGCGGGTGGCGAGTAGCAGCGGCTCGTCGCCGACATCTGCGGAGATGTGCCGGGCTGGATCGACGCGAAGGGGGCCGGGCAGCTTGCCGCCATAACCGCGTGTCAGGGCAAAGGGCGTCTCGCCCATCGCAGCCAGCCGTGCCGCCAGCGCCAGCGTGGTCGGTGTCTTGCCGGCGCCGCCTGCGACGAAATTGCCGACGCAGATCACCGGAATGCCGGCCTGCACCCCCGCTTGCTGCATCCGGTTGAGCGTGATCGCGCCGTAGAGCGCCCCGAGCGGACGCAGCAATTGGGCGAGGGCGGATGGCGGCGAGCGCCACCAGAAGCCCGGGGCGCGCATTAGTCGATCGCCTCGCGCTGACCGATAGCCGCGCGTAGCAGTAGCGGCTCGATCGCCTGCACCGTCCGGTCGAGCGCGCCGCTGAGCTCCGTACTGGTCCGGGCCGCGGCGCGGGCGGCCTGGCGCGCCGCCGCCGGATCGCTGAGCCAGCGATGCACGCCCTGGGCAAGTTCCTGTCGGTCCGCAACCTGGATCGCACCACCGCCGGCGTCGAAGGCGGCGAAGAGCTCGGCGGATTTGTGGACGAGTGGGCCGTGCAGCAGGGCACAGCCGAGCTTGGCCGGCTCGATCGGGTTGTGCCCGCCGATCGGCGCGAGCGAGCCGCCGATGAAGGCGACCGGCGCCAGCCGGTAGTACAGACCGAGATCGCCGAGCGTGTCGGCGATGTAGAAGTCGATGTCGCGCTCCGGTAGCTGCCCGAGCGAGCGGCGGGCACTGGCCACGCCATTGGCCTTTGCGAGCGCTTCGACCTCGCCGCCGCGATCGGGATGGCGCGGCACGATGATGGTGAGGAGCTTGGGCAGATGCGCCTGGACGCCGAGATGGGCGGCGAGCACATCCTCCTCCTCACCCGGATGGGTCGAGGCCGCGACCCAGACCGGCCGGCCCGCCGCCAAGCCATCAAGTAGAGCAAGTGTGTTGGGATCGGCGGGTGGGGCGGGAACGTCGAATTTCAGGTTGCCGGCAATACTGACGCGCGGCGCACCGAGCTGGGCGAGGCGCTGCCCGTCCTCCTGGGACTGCGCCAGGCAGCGGTCGAAGCCCGAGAGCAGGTAGCGCGAGGTCTTGGGGAACTTGTACCAGCGCTGGAAGGAGCGTTCCGACATGCGCGCATTGACCAG
This sequence is a window from Bosea vestrisii. Protein-coding genes within it:
- a CDS encoding 3-deoxy-D-manno-octulosonic acid transferase — encoded protein: MIGRSFVISAYRTLSALLEPAAAGLLLWRRRRGKEDPARLSERRGYPSVERPAKTLVWLHGASVGETMTLLPLIERLQRRGLAVLVTSGTVTSARLLAQRLPAGAIHQFLPLDVPRYMRRFLDYWRPDLGLICESEIWPNLMIEAGKRSVPLVLVNARMSERSFQRWYKFPKTSRYLLSGFDRCLAQSQEDGQRLAQLGAPRVSIAGNLKFDVPAPPADPNTLALLDGLAAGRPVWVAASTHPGEEEDVLAAHLGVQAHLPKLLTIIVPRHPDRGGEVEALAKANGVASARRSLGQLPERDIDFYIADTLGDLGLYYRLAPVAFIGGSLAPIGGHNPIEPAKLGCALLHGPLVHKSAELFAAFDAGGGAIQVADRQELAQGVHRWLSDPAAARQAARAAARTSTELSGALDRTVQAIEPLLLRAAIGQREAID
- a CDS encoding DUF2093 domain-containing protein gives rise to the protein MNINERLPPSGSEALVDYGHGEFRVVRPGAFVRCAITGAVIRLEDLRYWSVEWQEAYASPEAVLLRVRRSGRG
- the lpxK gene encoding tetraacyldisaccharide 4'-kinase, with protein sequence MRAPGFWWRSPPSALAQLLRPLGALYGAITLNRMQQAGVQAGIPVICVGNFVAGGAGKTPTTLALAARLAAMGETPFALTRGYGGKLPGPLRVDPARHISADVGDEPLLLATRLPTIVARKRPAGAVLARDAGASLILMDDGLQNPSLHKDLRLAVVDGAVGVGNSLCLPAGPLRAPLAGQMEQVDAIVLIGDGPAGDHVATQALALGKPVLRAKLTPPAEIQAELAELPVLAVSGIGRPEKFAATLRAAEARLVGERTYGDHHAYTAGEVTALIAEAKAKACCIVVTEKDMVKLAPLWPATERSLLLCVPVTLAFEDEPALDALLRASLARARSAAA
- a CDS encoding dienelactone hydrolase family protein — encoded protein: MSSLTRAVALAIGLVILLAVPAMAGGYERVRIPHDDYQLDAVLFRPAGPGPFPAVVALHGCGGLWREPDRLSTRHSDWGERLAATGLIVLMPDSYGSRGLGSQCGVKEVTIRASRERVGDAMAARRWLQERADVRRDGIALLGWSGGGSTILAAIRTDRRPADRQPDFSRAVAFYPGCRLQSESRSFEARLPTLILMGDADDWTPPAPCDFLVKAARARGEPVELVLYPGAVHDFDHPRLDRREKEGVAYSASGTGKVTVGTDPAARDDAIRRVKAFLMGK